In Thermospira aquatica, the following proteins share a genomic window:
- a CDS encoding IS1595 family transposase: MEKDFFTLSENGAYQILEKALWPEGAICPRCKEKAHLLSCRLVYQCPKCGRQFSLKSQSIMRKSHLSPKIWLSAMFLVCQDGGINAVKLSKLLHISYKASWLLLQKLRSLMRLTTRHHTKSLRKLVKTFFFLSGIKRRQRKNFSPMQVVEIDADDTPSKLHIHLVDDVSHHWISDFFGKFFRHTSVEKRTPWLSHLNDGLKNLLEDVYHYGCRKHMQRYLDEFCFRFNIEGVSSRLEELLRRLGKRRQLLPWKKLVTEPLILPIWGFSFSFSQNISCACQIEN, encoded by the coding sequence ATGGAAAAGGATTTTTTCACACTCTCAGAAAACGGGGCCTACCAGATCCTCGAAAAAGCCCTCTGGCCAGAGGGGGCAATTTGCCCACGGTGTAAAGAAAAAGCGCATCTTCTCTCGTGCCGGCTCGTGTATCAGTGCCCCAAGTGCGGAAGACAATTTTCCTTAAAAAGCCAGTCCATCATGCGAAAAAGTCACCTCTCGCCAAAAATCTGGCTTTCTGCCATGTTTCTTGTCTGCCAGGATGGTGGCATAAACGCCGTCAAACTCTCGAAACTTCTTCATATCAGCTACAAGGCAAGCTGGCTTCTTCTTCAGAAGCTGCGAAGCCTTATGCGGCTTACCACTCGCCATCACACGAAATCCCTCCGAAAGCTTGTCAAAACCTTTTTCTTTCTTTCTGGCATCAAACGCCGCCAAAGAAAAAACTTTTCCCCCATGCAGGTTGTCGAAATTGATGCGGATGATACCCCTTCTAAACTTCACATCCATCTTGTAGATGATGTAAGTCATCACTGGATTTCAGACTTTTTTGGCAAGTTTTTCCGCCACACCTCGGTGGAAAAAAGAACGCCTTGGCTTTCCCACCTTAACGATGGGTTGAAAAACCTTCTTGAAGACGTCTATCACTATGGTTGTCGAAAGCACATGCAGCGCTATCTTGATGAGTTTTGCTTTCGGTTTAACATCGAGGGGGTTTCTTCCAGGCTTGAGGAGCTTTTAAGAAGGCTTGGCAAACGTCGCCAGCTTCTCCCGTGGAAAAAACTCGTCACCGAGCCGCTTATTCTTCCCATCTGGGGGTTTTCTTTTTCTTTTTCTCAAAACATTTCCTGTGCCTGTCAAATAGAAAACTAA
- a CDS encoding alkaline phosphatase, whose translation MRKICVLWFMTMVVLGHAQGANKTGSSQVSMKPKNIILLIGDGFGVSHLSSRLLIEKNIWKHFPRLALMTTFAENNLVTDSAAGGTALATGFKTKNGFIAVSPTGESLPTLMEYAKKKGKATGLVVTCTVTHATPAVFYAHESSRANENAIALWVTNETIDLMIGGGLSYFGYRFTNEAMVTHYNQWAGEGTNFVSLANWMTYRGWKVVSNVSDLSQVKGTTKVLGLLAYGHLPYVAQGRTNSLGELTAKALELLSREKNGFVLMVEGSQIDWASHDNNVTNLIPEMEDFEQAVEVALAFAEKDKNTLVVVTADHETGGVSLPGGIKGKFVRLNFSSKDHTAAMVPVLTYGPGMEEFSGILDNTEVGQKLIQFVK comes from the coding sequence ATGCGAAAGATTTGTGTTTTGTGGTTTATGACGATGGTAGTCCTGGGACACGCTCAGGGTGCAAACAAAACAGGATCATCTCAAGTTTCTATGAAGCCCAAAAATATCATTTTGCTCATTGGTGATGGGTTTGGTGTCTCCCATCTCTCAAGTCGTCTACTCATAGAGAAGAATATCTGGAAGCATTTTCCCCGATTGGCTCTCATGACAACTTTTGCGGAAAACAATCTGGTAACGGATTCAGCAGCAGGAGGTACGGCTCTTGCTACTGGTTTTAAAACGAAAAATGGCTTTATTGCAGTTTCTCCGACAGGAGAGTCACTGCCTACGCTGATGGAGTATGCCAAAAAGAAGGGGAAAGCCACAGGGCTTGTAGTTACTTGTACAGTGACGCATGCTACCCCAGCCGTTTTTTATGCCCATGAGAGTTCCAGGGCGAATGAAAACGCGATTGCTTTGTGGGTAACTAACGAGACCATAGACCTCATGATAGGTGGGGGTTTATCATATTTTGGGTATCGGTTCACCAATGAGGCGATGGTCACTCACTACAATCAATGGGCAGGCGAGGGAACGAATTTTGTTTCTCTGGCTAACTGGATGACCTACCGTGGATGGAAAGTGGTTTCAAATGTTTCAGATCTTTCTCAGGTGAAGGGGACCACAAAAGTGTTAGGGCTTTTAGCTTATGGACATTTACCGTATGTTGCTCAGGGGCGTACTAATAGTCTGGGAGAACTTACCGCAAAGGCTTTAGAACTTCTTTCTCGTGAAAAGAACGGTTTTGTTCTCATGGTGGAGGGTTCTCAGATTGATTGGGCATCTCATGATAATAATGTGACCAACCTGATTCCCGAAATGGAGGATTTTGAACAGGCTGTTGAAGTTGCTTTAGCGTTTGCAGAAAAAGACAAAAATACCCTGGTTGTTGTGACAGCCGATCATGAGACAGGGGGAGTGTCTCTTCCTGGTGGGATAAAAGGGAAGTTTGTGCGTTTGAACTTTTCAAGCAAAGACCATACGGCAGCTATGGTGCCCGTGCTCACCTATGGACCGGGTATGGAAGAGTTTTCCGGCATCCTCGATAACACGGAGGTAGGCCAGAAACTTATCCAGTTTGTAAAATAG
- a CDS encoding peptidoglycan DD-metalloendopeptidase family protein, protein MRDYKNYFSGKRLFSHQTDEKHISRKTRKTHDDQPKLFSSFTPLLLIIGGVIGCLSLFFAFEGLEKRQNHQKTSSIGELSLQKQINEYLIPRGVGGSEPISSNATKDLHFYFYEVQPGESLTSIAKKLGTSMDSLISLNSLDNAHFLRPGNKILVPNLDGVLYTVKKDDTLEKIAKKYKVEIEDILDYNDIEEADALMPGDILFLPGASLTTEERAKALGYLFAKPVRGRFTSGFGIRIDPFTRRRGYHAGIDIAARYNTPIRAAKEGRVTFVGWKGGYGLCVIIKHQMGYETVYGHLASTTVKEGQYVNQGQIIGKMGNTGRSTGTHLHFEVRRYNKPINPTRLQGLGKASRRWY, encoded by the coding sequence ATGCGAGACTACAAAAACTACTTCTCAGGAAAACGTCTTTTTTCTCATCAAACCGATGAAAAACATATTTCCAGAAAAACTCGAAAGACCCACGATGATCAACCGAAACTTTTTTCCTCCTTCACCCCCCTTCTCCTTATAATTGGGGGAGTCATTGGATGCCTTAGCCTCTTCTTCGCCTTCGAAGGTCTAGAAAAAAGACAAAACCATCAAAAAACCTCTTCCATCGGAGAACTTTCCCTTCAAAAACAGATTAACGAGTATCTCATCCCTCGCGGTGTTGGTGGAAGTGAACCTATCTCCTCAAACGCCACAAAAGATCTTCACTTTTATTTCTATGAGGTACAACCAGGAGAATCCCTTACCTCTATCGCAAAAAAACTTGGCACATCCATGGATAGTCTTATAAGTCTCAATAGTCTTGATAATGCTCATTTTCTCAGACCCGGCAATAAAATTCTTGTTCCCAATCTGGATGGGGTTCTCTATACTGTCAAAAAAGACGATACCCTCGAAAAAATAGCCAAAAAATACAAGGTAGAAATTGAAGATATCCTGGATTACAACGATATAGAAGAAGCTGATGCTCTTATGCCAGGAGATATTCTCTTCCTTCCTGGAGCATCCCTCACTACAGAAGAACGCGCTAAAGCTCTTGGCTACCTCTTTGCAAAACCTGTCCGAGGGAGGTTTACCTCGGGATTTGGCATCCGTATTGATCCATTCACTAGGAGACGGGGATACCATGCTGGTATTGATATCGCGGCTCGCTACAACACCCCTATTCGAGCAGCAAAGGAAGGTCGTGTCACCTTTGTGGGGTGGAAGGGTGGCTATGGACTCTGTGTCATCATCAAACATCAAATGGGATATGAAACCGTCTATGGTCACCTGGCAAGTACCACCGTAAAAGAAGGACAATACGTCAACCAGGGACAAATCATCGGAAAAATGGGAAACACCGGCCGATCAACCGGCACTCACCTCCATTTTGAGGTGCGCCGTTACAATAAACCCATCAATCCAACTCGGTTGCAAGGTCTCGGAAAAGCAAGTCGCCGATGGTACTAA
- the folP gene encoding dihydropteroate synthase, protein MTLYPLWYPQETIKDDILRVGCDPRAVSIFSQKTHIIPIYIHSIKPAMANIIKQEMLSLKGDAIVHEKSVSCEIEKTDVILLGTMSVLRNFVQKLKIHPYPTLVSLNEKLEILLNNLQRPITTQTSPHGKTISYTQPLIMGILNITPDSFFDGGRYLSVEDAIRRAEQMREEGADIIDIGGESTRPGSDPIPVEEELSRTIPIIQSLTKKLDIPISIDTTKALVAQRAVEAGADIINDISGFTFDPAMTDVLVKTQAIGIIGHIKGTPKNMQVNPTYENVIKELVEYFEERILSLTKQGVKKELLIVDPCIGFGKTAKHNLTILKHTAAFRSFGLPVLVGASRKSTLGKILSPHNPLPPEERLFSTLGAHMYTWLEGAAIVRVHDVRAHNDLRKTLLAIKNESLSTDN, encoded by the coding sequence ATGACCCTCTACCCCCTCTGGTATCCACAAGAAACTATCAAAGACGACATTCTCCGCGTGGGATGTGATCCCCGTGCTGTAAGCATTTTTAGCCAAAAAACCCATATCATTCCCATCTATATCCATAGCATCAAACCAGCCATGGCCAACATCATCAAACAGGAGATGCTCTCTCTCAAAGGAGACGCCATCGTCCACGAAAAAAGCGTCAGCTGTGAGATTGAAAAAACTGATGTTATCCTCCTCGGAACTATGTCTGTGCTGAGAAACTTTGTTCAGAAACTCAAAATTCATCCCTACCCTACCCTTGTCTCTCTCAATGAAAAACTAGAAATCCTTCTCAATAACCTCCAGCGTCCGATAACGACTCAGACATCTCCCCACGGAAAAACCATCTCATATACCCAACCACTCATTATGGGAATCCTCAATATCACCCCCGATTCTTTTTTTGACGGGGGACGATACCTCTCTGTAGAGGATGCCATCCGCCGTGCTGAACAGATGCGCGAAGAAGGGGCTGATATTATCGACATCGGTGGCGAATCAACACGTCCCGGTTCTGATCCCATACCTGTCGAAGAAGAACTCTCCCGAACTATACCCATCATTCAATCTCTCACAAAAAAGCTCGATATACCTATCTCTATTGACACTACCAAAGCTCTTGTTGCGCAAAGAGCTGTAGAGGCCGGAGCTGATATCATCAATGATATCAGTGGTTTTACATTTGATCCCGCTATGACCGATGTGCTGGTAAAAACTCAAGCTATTGGTATCATAGGACACATCAAGGGTACTCCAAAGAATATGCAAGTCAACCCAACATACGAGAATGTTATCAAGGAACTTGTGGAATATTTTGAAGAAAGAATCCTCTCCCTCACCAAACAGGGAGTTAAAAAAGAACTCCTCATAGTCGATCCCTGTATCGGCTTTGGGAAAACCGCAAAACACAACCTCACCATCCTCAAACACACAGCTGCATTCCGAAGTTTTGGACTGCCCGTCCTTGTTGGAGCATCACGAAAATCCACGCTCGGAAAGATTCTCTCCCCACACAACCCCCTTCCTCCTGAAGAAAGACTCTTTAGCACCCTGGGAGCCCATATGTACACCTGGTTAGAGGGAGCGGCCATCGTTCGCGTTCACGACGTTCGAGCACACAATGATCTCCGAAAAACCCTTTTAGCCATAAAGAATGAAAGCCTATCTACCGATAATTGA
- the groL gene encoding chaperonin GroEL (60 kDa chaperone family; promotes refolding of misfolded polypeptides especially under stressful conditions; forms two stacked rings of heptamers to form a barrel-shaped 14mer; ends can be capped by GroES; misfolded proteins enter the barrel where they are refolded when GroES binds), whose amino-acid sequence MAKDLLFSSEAHQKILSGVEKLARAVGATLGPRGRNVVIDKKFGAPTITKDGVTVAKEIELEDKFENMGAQLVKEVATKTNDIAGDGTTTATVLAHAIIREGFKNVTAGSNPTLIKKGIDKAVEAVVAELKKLSKKVDDREEIRDVAAISSNNDKTIGEFIAEAMDKVGKDGVITVEESKSLDTYVDVVEGMQFDRGYLSPYMVTNAETMVAELEDPFILLYDKKIASIKEIVPLLEKIAQSGRPLLIVAEDVEGEALATLIVNKLRGTLNCVAVKAPAFGDRRKAMLEDIAILTGGQVISEEKGMKLENATLADLGRAKKVKVDKENTTIVSGAGKKEAIEARIKQIKKQIEDTTSDYDREKLQERLAKLAGGVAVIRVGAATEVELKEKKARVEDALSATKAAVEEGIVPGGGLSLILAQKALEGLKGANEEEQVGIEIVRRALEAPMRMIADNSGIDGSVVVHRAKESKNGMGYNALTNEWVDMMKAGIIDPVKVERTALQNAASIAGLLLTTEVMITDKPEKEKAPAPAAGMGDMY is encoded by the coding sequence ATGGCAAAAGATCTATTGTTTTCGAGTGAAGCACATCAAAAGATTCTCTCAGGTGTTGAGAAATTGGCCCGTGCGGTGGGTGCAACTCTTGGTCCCCGCGGTCGAAACGTGGTGATCGACAAGAAGTTTGGAGCACCTACGATCACCAAAGATGGTGTAACGGTAGCCAAGGAAATCGAACTCGAAGACAAGTTCGAAAACATGGGTGCTCAGCTGGTAAAAGAAGTGGCAACCAAAACCAACGATATTGCGGGTGATGGTACCACGACGGCCACGGTGCTGGCTCACGCGATTATTCGCGAGGGTTTCAAAAATGTCACTGCTGGAAGCAACCCCACCTTGATTAAGAAGGGGATTGACAAAGCTGTTGAGGCAGTGGTTGCTGAGCTTAAGAAGCTTTCTAAAAAAGTGGATGATCGTGAAGAGATCCGCGATGTGGCAGCTATCTCTTCGAACAATGACAAAACTATCGGAGAATTTATCGCTGAGGCTATGGACAAGGTTGGAAAAGACGGTGTGATTACTGTTGAAGAGTCCAAGTCTCTCGATACATATGTGGATGTTGTGGAGGGTATGCAGTTTGATCGTGGCTATCTTTCTCCCTATATGGTAACCAATGCAGAGACGATGGTCGCAGAGCTCGAAGATCCTTTCATTCTTCTCTATGATAAGAAAATTGCCTCTATTAAAGAGATTGTTCCTCTTCTTGAAAAGATTGCTCAGTCCGGGCGACCTCTCTTGATTGTAGCCGAGGATGTAGAGGGTGAGGCTCTTGCTACATTGATCGTGAACAAGCTGCGTGGTACGTTGAACTGTGTGGCTGTAAAGGCTCCTGCGTTTGGCGATCGCCGCAAGGCAATGCTTGAGGATATTGCTATTCTCACTGGTGGCCAGGTGATTTCTGAAGAAAAGGGTATGAAGCTTGAAAATGCTACTCTGGCTGACCTCGGTCGTGCAAAGAAAGTGAAAGTTGACAAGGAAAATACCACCATCGTCAGTGGTGCCGGAAAGAAAGAAGCTATCGAGGCTCGTATCAAACAGATCAAGAAACAGATTGAGGATACGACTTCTGATTATGATCGCGAAAAACTTCAGGAGAGACTTGCAAAGCTTGCCGGTGGTGTTGCTGTGATCCGTGTTGGTGCTGCCACTGAGGTTGAGCTCAAAGAGAAGAAAGCCCGCGTTGAAGATGCTCTCTCTGCTACCAAAGCAGCCGTAGAAGAGGGTATCGTTCCTGGAGGTGGTCTCTCCTTGATTCTTGCCCAGAAAGCTCTTGAGGGACTCAAAGGTGCCAATGAAGAGGAACAGGTAGGTATTGAGATTGTTCGTCGTGCCCTTGAGGCTCCTATGCGCATGATTGCTGACAATTCCGGTATCGACGGTTCTGTGGTGGTGCACCGTGCAAAAGAGTCCAAGAATGGGATGGGGTATAACGCTCTTACCAACGAATGGGTAGATATGATGAAGGCAGGTATTATTGATCCTGTGAAGGTTGAACGCACTGCTCTTCAGAATGCTGCTTCTATTGCAGGGCTTCTCCTTACCACTGAGGTGATGATTACGGATAAGCCTGAGAAGGAAAAAGCTCCTGCTCCTGCTGCTGGTATGGGAGATATGTATTAA